The following nucleotide sequence is from Tachyglossus aculeatus isolate mTacAcu1 chromosome 11, mTacAcu1.pri, whole genome shotgun sequence.
CGGGCACCGAGTCCAGACCTGCCCAGTTGGGCCCCCCCGCCAGCCCACATCCCCTCAGCGAGCTGAGTTGGGGGAGATAGGGACCAGGTTCATCTCGGGCTGGCCCTTGTCATAGGGTGGATGTCACCAGGaatgaaggaaaagaaggaaaggggagtggCCCCGGCCGCCGGCCGGCCCGGAGGCGTTCGTCCCGGCTGCCTGCCCCCCGTCCTATCCCACCCCAGTCCGGAGCTGAATTGTGAACCGCTTTTACTGAAAAAATAAAGCCGGTAATCAGACCGCCATCAGCCTCATTCAGTGTTGAGGGCGGGGTGGGGCGCAGGGGGTGCAGCCAGACCGAGGCACACAGACCATAACTgagtaataataactaataactgtggtattcgttaagtgatcGCTATGTGTCAGATACATagccaagcagatcgggttggacaccgtccctgtcccacatggggctcatggtctcgctccccatttgatagatgagagaactgatacccagagaagttagaagacttgcctaaggtcatacagcagacaaggggcagagctgggattagaacccaggaccctctggctcccaggctctagccgcttcaccatgctgcttgggGAAGCAAGTCAAGCCCCCGTTCTCCACCTTACGGTCTAGTCCAGGGAGATGGGGCAGCAAAAcgggctgcttcccttcccctggcctggttaGGCCCCTGCCCAGAGGATGGAGATGAGGCCTCAGGCCTGCACGTCCCCCGCCTGGGCCGCTCCACGGTCCAAAGTCTCTATCTTGTCTGCTTGCCCACCCGTCCACCCTCCTGtctgcccacccgcccgccaACCCTCCTGTGTGTCCACCCCCCTGCCTGCCTGTCCGTCGTCCGTGTGTCCGACTGCTCggcggggaggaggcggaggctcCTCGTCCTTGCGATAGCAGTGTAGACACAacaggggctggagatggagccgcgtgggctgggggctgggttgtGGCCCTAAAACCCCACCGTCCAGGCCCGCCTGGTGGAGTTGAGGGATTGAGGTCCCGGGCTGCTCCGTGTCCTGGCCCCGGCATGGCCCGGACCGTGGTCCTCATCACGGGCTGCTCCTCGGGCATCGGGCTCCACCTCGCCCTGCGCCTGGCCGCCCATCCGTCCCGAAGCTTCAAAGGTAGCGGGGCGAGGAGGGCAAGGGAGGGCAAGGGCGGGCAGGGGAGAGCCGGGCCGGGGATTGGGGGAGCCCCGCGGACCCTGACCCCCTTCTCCCGTCCCCCGGCCCTGGCGACTAGTGTACGCCGCCCTGCGGGACCCGGCGACGCAGGGCCCGCTGTGGGAAGGGGCGAGGGCTCGGGGCTGCCCACCCGGATCCCTGGAGACCCTACCGCTGGACGTCACCGACCCGGGCTCCGTGGCCGCCGCCAAGGCCGCTGTCAGCGAAGGACGGGTGGACGTGCTGGGTGAGAcccgagaccccccccccccaaccggtCCCTCGCCCCTCACCAGAACCCCAAGGTCCCACGGTCACCCTCCGAccccagagggagaagggttcGGGACGTGCTGGGGCTTCCCCATGTGTAACGCCCAACCGGATCACCTCCCCATGGATAATGTGGCCCGGGACCATCTCCCCCCACGTATAACATGGGCCGGGACCGTCTCCCCATGTACAACACGGGCGAGGACCTGCTCCCTATGTGTAACACGGGCCAGGACCGTCTCCCTTTGCATAGCGCGGGCCGGGGCCGTCTCGCCTTGTATAACGAGGGCCGGGGCCGTCTCCCCATGTATAATGTGGGCCAGGGCTGTCTCCCCTTGCATAGCGCTGGCCAGGGCCATCTCCCCATGtataacgtgggccggggctgtCTCCCCTTGCATAGCACGGGCCGGGGGCCGTCTCCCCATGTACAACGCGGGCGAGGACCGTCTCCCCACGTATAACGCGGGCGAGGACCGTCTCCCCACGTAAAACGCAGTCGAGGACCATCTCCCCACGTATAATGCCGGCCTGGACCGTCTCCCCATGTATAACATGGGCCGGGACCATCTCCCCATGTATAACTCTGGTGAGGACCGTCTCCCAATGTATAACATGGGCTGGGACCGTCTCCCCACGTATAACGCGGGCCTGGACCGTCTCCCCATGTATAACGCGGGCCTGGACCGTCTCCCCACGTATAACGCCGGCCTGGACCGTCTCCCCACGTATAACGCGGGCCTGGACCGTCTCCCCACGCATAACGCGGGCCTGGACCGTCTCCCCACGTATAACGCGGGCCTGGACCGTCTCCCCACGTATAACGCGGGCCTGGACTGTCTCCCCACTTATAACGCGGGCCTGGACTGTCTCCCCACTTATAACGCGGGCCTGGACTGTCTCCCCACTTATAACACGGGCTGGGACCATCTCCCCACATATAACGTGGGCCGAGGACCGTCTCCCCATGTACAACGTGGGCCGAGGACCGTCTCCCCATGTACAACGTGGGCGAGGACCATCTCCCCACGTATAACACGGGCCGGGACCGTCTCCCCACGTGTAACGCGGGCCTCGGCCCGTGTCCCCAGTGTGTAACGCGTGTCGGGGGGCTCGCCCCCAGTGTGTAACGCGGGCCGGGGTCTGGTGGGGCCCCTGGAGGCCCAGCCGCCGGTGGCGGCGCGGCAGGTGCTGGACGTGAACGTGCTGGGGGCCGTGCACGTGCTCCAGGCCTTCCTGCCCGACATGAAGCGGCGGCGCGCGGGGCGCGTGCTCGTGACCGGGAGCATCGGGGGCCTGCAAGGTGAGgctggacggacggatggacggacggggCGGGCAGACGGACGGGAGGCCCCCCGCTCTCCTCCGCTCAGCCCttggcctccccctctccccctccgccccggcGGCCTTAGGGATCCCGTTCAACGCGCTCTACTGCGCCAGCAAGTTCGCCCTGGAGGGCCTGTGCGAGAGCCTGGCCGTGCTCCTCGTGCCCTTCAACGTCCAGTGAGACCGAGACCCCCgacgggagcccccccccccccccacacacacacacccccggggCCCCGGGAGGGAGACGTCCCCAGGGAGGGCCCCGCCTCAGCGGACTCCGGGAGCCGGGGGTGCGGGGAACGGGGGTGCGGCCTGCTCCCCCTCACTCCCGTCCTCGCCCCCCGCCCTtcgccccccgcccagcctcaGCCTGATCGAGTGCGGCCCGGTGCGCTCGGCCCTgcgggagaagcaggaggggggCCCCGCGGGGCTGCTGGGGGCCGCGGACCCCGCCACCCGAGCCCTGTTCGCCCGCTACCTGCAGCACAGCGAGCGCCTCTTTCGCGAGGCGGCGCAGGAGCCCGacgaggtggtggaggtgggcacGGGCGCGGGCACCCGCGGGCACCCACGGGCACCCACGGGCACCCGCGGgccgggggcgcggggggcgggaccggggagggggagggggagccgcgCTGGGAGGCCCGGGCCCCTCCGCCGGACTCAGCCCCACCGAATGTCCCCGACCTCGtcccgtgacccctgacccccggccaCCCGTGGGCCCCTGATCCCCGACGtcccgtgacccctgacccccgaccacCCGTGGCCCCTGTCCCCCGACCACCCGTGGGCTCCTGATCCCCGACGTCCCGTGGCTCTTGTCCCCCGACCACCCGTGGGCCCCTGATCCTCGACGTCCCGTGGCCCCTGACCCCGCCCACCCGTGGGCCCCTGATCCTCGACGTCCCGTGGCCCCTGACCCCCGACCACCCGTGGCCCCTGTCCCCCAATCACCCGTGACCCCTGTCCCCCGACCACCCGTGGCCCCTGTCCCCCGACCACCCGTGGGCCCCTGATCCTCGACGCCCCGTGGCccctgacccccgcccccccatggcCCCTGTCCCCCGACCACCCGTGGGCTCCTGATCCCCGACGCCCCgtggccccttcattcattcattcaatcgtatttattgagcgcttactgtatgcggagcactgtactaagcgcttgggaagtacaaatcggcaacacatagagggtccctacccaacaacgggctcacaggctagaatataGTATATATTCCATATAGACTGCATATTCTAtacatacttttagactgtgagcccactgttgggtagggactgtctctagatgttgccaatttgtacttcccaagcgcttagtacagcgctctgcacacagtaagcgctcaataaatacgattgatgatgatactgtatTCTATCAGTATAAGGTAACTGATACTTACTGATACTTGGTATAAGGTAACTGATACGCGGTCCTCGCCCGCGTTATACGTGGGGAGACAGTCCTCGCCCGCGTTACTGGGGGGACGTTataaggaggaggggagtgacatgcccagagagtttctgtacaaagataatccgggcagtagagtgaagtagagaccgAAGAATagggaagtatagactaaagcagggagagacaggaggatgggagattagaaaggaggctgatgcagtaatcatcccCCGACCCCCCGTGGGCCCTTGATCCCCGACCACCCGtggcccctgtcaatcaatcaatcaatcgtatttattgagtgcttactgtgtgcagagcactgtactaagcgcttgggaagtccaagttggcaacatctagagacggtccctacccaacagtgggctcactgtcccccgccccccccgtggGCCCCTGACCCCCGACCTCCCAGGTGTTCCTGGCCGCGCTGCGGGTCCCCAGGCCCGCGCTGCGCTACTACAGCACGGACCGGTTCCTGCCCTTGGCCCGGCAGCGGTTGGAAGACCCCAGCGGCTCCCAGTACGTGGCAGCGATGCACCGCTTCGTCTTTGAGGaggagccgggggccggggggctgtcCGCGTTGGACCCCTGAACACGTCAGGatttggagttggggagggggggagagctcATCCGttccccttgcccccctcacccccctgggGAGCCCCTTAATAAAGTTCAGGTCCTCCTGCTCGTCTCCGTTCCTTCCTTCGCACCCTGGGGTGGGCctgggggggctggggtgggcctCTCCTGCCCTCTTGCCCTGCGGAGGCTGGGGGTCCTTGGAAGAGggcagaggggcggggggcgggcgagGCCTTCCGAAAGGGGAGGCTCGAAGGAAGGGGGGCAAGGAGAAAGGATTGTCAGCCTGTCCGCCCCCTCcgccatatatatatagatatatatgtccCTCTATATATATATGGGCCTTTGATGGAGAGGGGGTCAACTCCCCGGGGCGGGCtggggcccgccccccgcccccggtcccCCGCCGGGACCTGGGGTCTCGATATAAGGCGCTGACGACGGCGGACGCGCAACCGGAGCCACCTGAAGAGCCGCCGCTGTCcgaggtaatgatgatgatgatggcatttattaagcgcttactatgtgcattgcactgttctaagccctggggaggtgacaaggtgatcaggttgtcccacggggggctcacagtcttcatccccagtttccagatgagggaactgaggcccagagaagtcaagtgactcgcccaaagccacccagctgacaactggcggagctgggatttgaacccacaggtACAGGAAAGGGGGTCTCAGAGGCGGGCCGGGGTCGGGTCTCGGGGGGGGTACAGGCCCCGGAATTGGGGGGAGGGCCTGGAGGGGTGGGGACCCTCTTCCTGTCCCCCGCCTCGACCAGTCTCTCTCGGTCCTTGGTCTCTGTTTTCGGGGCTGGGGCGTTGGaaggcctctccatcccccccaccttacctccttcccttccccacagcacctgtacatatgcatatatgtttgtacatatttattactctatttatttatttgacttgtacatatctattctatttattttattttgttagtatgtttggttgtttttttttctctgtctcccccttttagactgtgagcccaatgttgggtagggactgtctctctatgttgccaatttgtacttcccaagcgcttagtccagtgctctgcacatagtaagcgctcaataaatatgattgattgattgaaggggtgaTGGGCCGACGGctgctgagagctctcctcctccaggaggccttcccagactgagccccttccttcctctccccctcgtccccctctccatccccccatcttacctccttcccttccccacagcacctgtacatatgtatatatatatttgtacatatttattactctatttatttatttatttgacttgtacatatctattctatttattttattttgttagtatgtttggttgtttttttttttctgtctccccctttcagactgtgagcccaatgttgggtagggactgtctctctatgttgccaatttgtacttcccaagcgcttagtccagtgctctgcacatagtaagcgctcaataaatatgattgattgattgattgattgattgattgatttgacttgtacatatctattctatttattttattttgttagtatgtttggttttttttttttcctctgtctcccccttccagactgtgagcccaatgttgggtagggactgtctctctatgttgccaatttgtacttcccaagcgcttagtccagtgctctgcacatagtaagcgctcaataaatacgattgattgattgattgattgaaggggtgaTGGGCCGACGGCTGCCCGGGGCTCCCGGGCGGTCCCCGCCCGCCATGCCCCCGTTGGGctccctgctgctgccactgatgctgctgctgctgctgctgctgctgctgtccacgCCCGTGGCCTCCCGGTGCTCCGGGGCCAACCGGCGCTGGAGCCTCCTGGAGCGGGAGGAGAACCGGGATTTGGTGAGGAAGGGGCCCGGGGGAGGCGTTGGACCGGGGGGccggccccccagccccaaagctgagccccccgccccctccatccaGTTCCTCAGCGCCCTCCAGTCCTACTTCAGCCGGCGGGGCTTCCAGGTGGACGGCAGCGCCCCGGCCTTCCCGCTTCCCGGCCGGACCCCCGGGCCTCCAcccgggcccgccccctccccgatcATTTCGTGAAcgaacttcttcttcttctcctcctcctcctcctcctcctcctcctccaacgaaCCCCGGCCCAGAAACGCGGGGCCCTTCTCCCCCAACCAATAAATCGTCCCCCGCACCTTCCCGCCTCGTTCTTCCGCGCCCGGAATCCCGCTTTAGCCCCATTtcgcggtggggagggagagggaaagcagcTCGAGTCCCCCGCCCCAGAGCAGCCCCCGTTACTGTCccacggggaaactgaggcaggggaaagggagggaggaattggcccagaggaaagagcccgggtttgggagtcagaggttcgccacttgtctgctgggtgactttggacgagtcacttagcttctttgggcctcagttccctcttctggcttctctgggcctcagttccctcttctggcttctctgggcctcagttccctcttctggaaaatggggattaaaacagtgagccccatgtaggacaacctgcttatcttgtatctcatcatcatcaatcgtatttattgagcgcttactgtgtgcagggcactggactaagcgcttgggaaggacaagttggcaacatatagagacagtccctacccaacagtgggctcacagactaaaagtatctcccgccccccccagcgcttagaacagtgcttggcacatagtaagcgcttaacaaatgccatcattattattattatcctcaggtTGGAGCTTGCGGGTTTGGACGGGTCCTAATCTAGGCCCCGGGcttggtcactggagggagagtttgATTGGAAGATCCTGGGGGACAGGATGGATAGTGTTTCCTAtccctactgtcctctcccaagcgcttagtccagtgtaatGCGCACAGTAgggctcccaataaatacgatggatggattagAGGCGTTggaagagtcgaggatggaggcagggggttggacccCTACCCATGAAGGCCGGGGTCCAGGCGGGTAACCTCAAAAAAGTCCCACCGAGTGTCTTGAAGCACCATGGCGTTGTGGTAGagcgcagtcctgggagtcagaaggacctgggttctaatcccgcccccgccacttatctgctgggcgaccttaggcaaatcaattcacttctccctgcctcagttaccgcatctgtaaaatggggattgagactgtgagccccatgtgggacagggactgtgtccatcccgatttgcttgtattcaccccagcatttagtacagtgccctggcacatagtgagcgctcaataccaagcagcgtggctcagtggaaagaacatgggcttgggagtcagaggtcatgggttctaatccctgctctgccacttgtcagctgtgtgactttgggcaagtcacttaacttctctaggcctcagtgacctcatctgtaaaacggggataaagactgtgagcccaatgtgggacaacctaataataataatgatgatgatggcatttattaagcgcttactatgtgcaaagcactgttctaagcgctggggaggttacaaggtgatcagcttgccccacgggggggctcacagtcttaacccccattttacagatgaggccactgaggcccagagaagtgaagtgacttgcccaaagtcacacagctgacaagtggtgggggcgggatttgaacccacaaccccttactccaaagcccgggctctttctactgagccacactgcttctcttctgcttctgatgaccttgcatccccccagcccttagatccaacttgtacttcccaagcgcttagtccagtgctctgcacacagtaagcgctcaataaatacgattgaatgaatgaatgaacagtgctcggcacatagtaagcgcttaacaaatgccatcattattattcgttcattccttcattcactcattcaatcgtatttattgagcgcttactgtgtgccgagcactgtactaagcgcttgggaagtacttattaccatcgttattattatctcggggcggaacggggtggggggaggtccggg
It contains:
- the HSD17B1 gene encoding 17-beta-hydroxysteroid dehydrogenase type 1; this encodes MARTVVLITGCSSGIGLHLALRLAAHPSRSFKVYAALRDPATQGPLWEGARARGCPPGSLETLPLDVTDPGSVAAAKAAVSEGRVDVLVCNAGRGLVGPLEAQPPVAARQVLDVNVLGAVHVLQAFLPDMKRRRAGRVLVTGSIGGLQGIPFNALYCASKFALEGLCESLAVLLVPFNVHLSLIECGPVRSALREKQEGGPAGLLGAADPATRALFARYLQHSERLFREAAQEPDEVVEVFLAALRVPRPALRYYSTDRFLPLARQRLEDPSGSQYVAAMHRFVFEEEPGAGGLSALDP